A stretch of DNA from Longimicrobium terrae:
GAAGGTGGGGGTGAACACCACCCGCCTGCGCACCGAGGTGGACGCCGCCCGAGCGCGCCTTCCCAAGCAGTCCGGCGGATCCAACCCCACCATCAGCCGCGAGCTGAACGAGGCGCTGGACCGCGCGGAAGAGGAAGCGCGCACCCTCAAGGATGAGTACGTCAGCACCGAGCACCTGCTGCTGGGGCTGGCGGAAAAGGGCTTCAGCACGCGCGACATGCTGCGCGCGCAGGGCGCCGGCATCGACGCGCTGCGGCAGGCGCTGGAGCAGGTGCGCGGCTCGCACCGGGTGACGGACCAGAACCCGGAAGACAAATACCAGGCGCTGCAGCGCTTCAGCACGGACCTCACCGAGCGCGCCCGCCGCGGCAAGCTGGACCCGGTCATCGGGCGCGACGAGGAAATTCGCCGCGTGGTGCAGGTGCTCAGCCGCCGCACCAAGAACAACCCCGTGCTCATCGGCGAGCCCGGCGTGGGCAAGACGGCCATCGCCGAAGGGCTGGCGCAGCGCATCGTGAACGGCGACGTGCCCGAGGGGCTGCGCGACAAGACGCTGGTGTCGCTGGACATCGGATCGATGCTGGCCGGCGCCAAGTACCGCGGCGAATTCGAGGAGCGGCTGAAGTCCGTGCTCAAGGAGCTGTCGGACTCGGCGGACAAGTTCATCGTCTTCATCGACGAACTGCACACCATCGTGGGCGCGGGCAAGACGGAGGGATCGCCCGACGCCGGCAACATGCTCAAGCCGGCGCTGGCCCGCGGCGAGCTGCGCCTTGTCGGCGCGACGACGCTGGACGAATACCGGCAGTACATCGAAAAGGACGCCGCCCTGGAGCGCCGCTTTCAGCCCGTGTTCGTGGGCGAGCCCAGCGTGGAAGACACCATCGCCATCCTGCGCGGCCTCAAGGAGAGGTACGAGGTGCACCACGGCGTGCGCATCACTGATCCCGCCATCGTTGCGGCGGCCACGCTCAGCAACCGCTACATCGGCGACCGCTTTCTGCCGGACAAGGCCGTCGACCTCATCGACGAGGCCGCCAGCCGGCTGCGCATCGAGATCGACTCGCTGCCGCAGGAGATCGACGAGGTGGAGCGGCGCATCATGCAGCTGGAGATCGAGCGGCAGGCGCTTTCGCGCGAAAGCGATCCCGCCAGCCGCGAGCGCCTGCAGCGGCTGGAGCAGGAACTGGCCGGGCTGCGCGAAAGCTCGTCCGGAATGAAGGCGCAGTGGCAGTCCGAAAAGAGCGTCATCGGCGACCTGCGCGAGAAAAAGGAGAAGCTGGATGCGCTGCGGGTGGAGCTGGAGCGCGTCTCGCGCACCGGTGACCTGAACCGTGCGGCCGAGCTGCAGTACGGCGCCATCCCGCAGATGCAGAAGGAGCTGGAGGCCGAGGAGGCGCGTCTGGGCGAGGTGCAGAAGACGTCGCGCTACCTCAAGGAAGAGGTGGATTCGGAAGACATCGCTGAGGTGGTGGCGCAGTGGACCGGAATTCCGGTGAGCCGCATGGTGCAGAGCGACCGCGAGCGGCTGGCGCGGCTGGACCAGCACCTGAACCTGCGCGTCATCGGGCAGCCGGAGGCCACGCAGGCCGTGGCCGACGCGGTGCGCCGCTCGCGGTCGGGAATGCAGGACCCCAACCGGCCCATCGGCAGCTTCATCTTCCTGGGCCCCACGGGCGTGGGCAAGACGGAAACGGCGCGCGCGCTGGCGCAGTTCCTGTTCGACGACGAAGACGCCATGGTGCGCATCGACATGTCGGAGTACATGGAGAAGCACGCCGTCAGCCGGCTCGTCGGCGCGCCTCCGGGATACGTGGGCTACGAGGAGGGCGGCCAGCTGACCGAGGCCGTGCGCCGGCGCCCGTACTCCGTCATCCTGTTTGACGAGATCGAAAAGGCGCACCCGGACGTCTTCAACATCCTGCTGCAGATTCTGGATGACGGGCGGGTGACGGACAGCCAGGGGCGGACGGTGAACTTCCGCAACTCGGTCATCATCATGACCAGCAACATCGGAAGCCCGCTGATTCTGGACCAGGCCGCGCGCCTTGCCGATCCCGCCACCGCGGGTGAGGTGGAGAAGCTGGTGCTGGGCGAGTTGCGGCAGCACTTTCGCCCGGAGTTCCTGAACCGGGTGGACGACGTGATCGTCTTCCGGCCGCTGGGCCGCGGCGAGCTGACGCACATCGTGGATCTGCAGCTGCGCCGGCTGGAGGAGCTGCTGGCAGACCGCAAGCTGTCGCTGCACATGACGGATGCGGCCAAGGCGTTCGTGGCGGAAGAGGGCTACGACCCGGCGTACGGGGCGCGGCCGCTGAAGCGGGCCATCCAGCGCCTGCTGCAGAACCCGCTGGCGCTGCGCATTCTGGAGGGGCAGTTCCAGGACGGCGACACGGTGCGGGTGGACCGTGATCCCGCGGGCGGGCTTACCTTCAGCGCCGAGGGGCGGACGGCGGCGGCGTGAGCGGGGCGGGGCGGGGCGGGGCGGGGGGCGCGACGGCGCTCTCCGCCCCGTCCTTTCCACGCGCGGAGCGAGCGGTTACACTGTCCGGGCGCGGCGACGGCCGCCGCGTCCGGGCACTTCTCTGTTTCCCCCTCTTCGGAGGTCGCGTGCGTTCCAGGAATTTCCTTGTTTCCGCGGCCCTCGCCACCGCGCTCGCGGCGTGCGGCGGCGGCGCCACGACCGCGAGACCCGCAGCGGGACCGTCGGGGACGGCGGTGCAGGCGACCGCGCCGGCATCGGCGGTGGAGCAGTTCATCGGCTACGCCCGCCAGAGCAAGTATACCGAAATGGGATACCTGTTCGGCACGGCGCGCGGACCGCTGGCCGAGTCGCAAGCCCCGGAGCGCGTCGCGCGCCGCATGCAGGCCATTGCCTCGGTGCTGCGCGCGGAGTCGTACGCGCTCAACGCCATGGTCAACACGCCGGGCCGCCCCGAAGCGCGCACCATCATGGTGGAACTGCGGCAGGGCCGGCAGAGCCGGCAGGTGCCGTTTACGGTGGTGCAGGGGCCGGCGGGAACGTGGCTGGTGGAGATGGTGGACATGCAGGCCGCGATTCGCCCGCGCTCCTGACGTCTTCGTCCTCCTGACCGAAGAAAGAGCCTGCGCCCCGATCTCCGGGGCGCAGGCTCTTTGTCTTGTTTGGATGATCCTCGGAACAGCCGTCCATGTTGTTCCGATGGCGGTTGTTTCGCCCATGGCGTCATCCTGAGGAGGCGCCGGACGATGCGGCCGACGCGCCGAACCCTGGCGCCGACGAAGGATCTGCTCTCCCCGCGAGAACGGGCGTGCGTCACGCGACGTTGGCTCGGCGGATGGTAGATCCTTCGCTCGCGCATGACCCCGCCCGGTGGAGAGGGGGGCGCACGCTCGCTCAGGATGACGCCTTGCGGCATGGATGCGGATACGTGCGATCCACGTCAGGCGGCTCTCGAAACCTGGTCGCGATCAGCCGCAGGAACCGCCCGGACCTCAGTGGCCGGCCTGCAGAAGCTCCGTCAGAACGCCATTGGTGGAGCGGGGATGGATGAACGCGACCAGGTGGCCGGCGGCGCCCGGCCGGGGCGCTTCATCGATCAGCTGCTTGCCTTCGGCGCGGTAGCGGTCCAGCTCGGCGGCGAGGTCCGGAACGCGGTAGCACAGATGGTGCATTCCCGGCCCGCGCCTGGCCAGGTACTTGGCGACGGCCGAATCTTCGCGCGTGGGGGCCAGCAGTTCCAGCCGCCCTTCGCCGGTGCCGAGGAAGACGACTTCCACGCCCTGCGAATCCACCCGCTCCCGGCCGTACCCCTTGTGCCCGGTGATAGATTCGAACGCGGGGAGCGATTCGTCCAGCGAGTGCACCGCGATTCCCACGTGGTCCAGCGCACGCTCGGTCATCGGACTCCGTTTTCGATTTGAGGTGTACCACTCTGTAGAAGCCGCGAAAATAGCCCGCCTCGGCGGGCGCGGCTACCGCACCGGGCCCCCGTGGCCCATGGAACCTGGGAAGGCACGACAATGGCGACCAGCGCGAACATCGTGGAGATCACCGACGGCAACTTTCAGTCGGAGATCGCGAACGCGGACGGCGTTTCGATGGTGGATTTCTGGGCGGAGTGGTGTGGCCCCTGCCGCCTGATCGGCCCCTTCGTGGAGCAGCTGGCCGATGAGTACGCCGGCCAGGTGAAGGTGGGCAAGCTGGATGTGGACAGCAACCAGCAGACGGCCGCCAAGTTCAACGTGCGCTCCATCCCCACCATCCTGTTCTTCAAGGACGGGCAGGTGATTGATCAGGTGGTGGGCGCGGTTCCCAAGCAGGCGCTCGCGCGCAAGCTGCAGGAACTGACCGCGGCCTGATTTCCGGAACGCGGGCGTCCCCCCGGGGCGCCCGCACCGCATTCCGCGCCGGTGGTTGCGGATTGCGAGGCCCAGGGCGCCTCCTCATCTGCTACGTGATTGCGCCGCAACAGCTTGGATCGCGGCACGCTTTCTGACTTCCATCCACGGTCCGCCCCGTCCCGTTCATCGGCCCGCGACCGCCGCCATGATCTACCGCTTCCCCGCCGACGCCGCCTATCTCCCGCGGACCAAGCTTTCGTACGTAAATCTCCCCGGCATTCTCAGCGACGGAAAACGCGACCGGCAGGCGCGCGTGCCGGGATTCGTGTGCGTGCAGCTGGGGGAGCGGTGCTTTCTGGTCTTTCTGCGCGGCGGGGAACCCTTCTTTGCCGCCAGGATGACGCCCGCCGGGCGCGGTCCCGCCGCGCTGTCGGAGGTGCTGCGCCTGTGCGCCACCGAAAGCGAGCGGGGAGAAGGCGGACAGATCGGCTACTACGGCGCCACCGAAGACCAGCTGCGCGCCATGCTCTCCACCCTGGTCGCCGAGCCCATTCCCTGGACGGAGCCGCTGGAGTCCGCGCGCCCGGAGCGGCTCTTTCCGCTGCTGCGCGAGCGCGGCTTCAGCGGCGTGCTGGAACTGACGGACGGCGAGCGGCACCACTACCTGATCTTTGACGAGGGCTCGTTCCGCACGGGATGGTTCGCCGAGCGCAGCGAGTCCGTGGCCATACCGGACTTTCTGCGCACCGTGTTCGCGGCGGGGGCCAGCCTCAAGGCCGTGCTGTATCCCGGGCTGGACGAGCTTCCCATGCAGGCGGGCCCGGGGCTGGTGGATCTGTACCGCCGGATGATCGGCGGCACGCTGCGCGAATTGGCGCTTTCCGCCGGGCGCGAGACGGCGCTGGGCATGCTGCAGCGCGGGCAGAAGGCCGCCGCGCGCGAGCACGCCGTGGTGGCCGCGTTCGACATCACGCCGGAGGGGCGCGTGGCGGGCGACCCGGTCAGCTCGCCGGACGGGCTGACGGACGGCGTGGCCGCGTGGATCACCGAGGTGCTGATCAGCGCCGCCGACCACCACGGCGTGGATCCCGGCGCGATGATTGAAAAGGTGGGACGCGACAGCCGCTTCGTGCTGCAGGAGCACGGATTCTTTGCCCGCCTTCCCTGGGCCCTCGCGATTTGACTTCTCCTTCGCTGCACATCGTCAGCACGCCCATCGGCAACCTGGGCGACATTTCCCGCCGCGCGGTAGACACGCTGCGCGACGCGGACGTCGTCCTGGCCGAAGACACCCGGCGCACCGGAATGCTGCTGCGCCACCTGGAAATCCAGACGCGGCTGATGTCCGCGCACGAGCACAACGAGGCCTCGCGCGCCACGCTGGTCGTGGAGATGCTGCGGGAAGGAAAGAACGTGGCGCTCGTGTCGGACGCGGGCACGCCGCTGCTCTCCGATCCCGGCGCGCGTATCGTCCGCGAAGTGGTGGCGGCGGGCTTTCCCGTCATCCCCATCCCCGGCGCTTCCGCGCTGCTCTCCGCGCTGGTGGCTTCGGGGATCGAGGCGGAGCGCTTCACCTTTTTCGGCTTTCCGCCGAGGAAGGGGCCGGAGCGGACGGAACTGCTGGAAGAGGTGGCCGCCTCGCCGCGTGCCTCCGTCCTCTACGAATCGCCCAACCGGCTCGGCCGGCTGATGGTGGACCTGGCCGAGGCGGCCGGCGGTGAGCGGCGCGTGGCCGTGGCGCGCGAACTGACCAAGATGCACGAGGAGTTCTTCCGCGGCACGCTCACCGAAGCCGCCGCGCGCTACGCGGATGCGGAGGTGCTTGGGGAGATTGTCGTCGTCGTCGCCGGGCGCACGGCGGACGCGGTGGCGGAGGGCGAGGTGGACGAGCTTGCGGCCGACGCCGTCGCCAAGGCGCTGCTCTCCCAGGGCCAGTCCCCCAGCGCCGTCGCCAAGGAGCTGCGCCGCCGGCTGGGCATCTCCCGCAACGACGCCTACCGCATCGCGCAGGACGCGGCGGAGCCCTGATCCGCCGCGCGCCGGACGGGCGAAAAAAGCCTCACACAGAGGCGCAGAGCCGCAGAGAAAGAGGAGGGACGGGCATCATCGCCTGTCCCTCCTCTTCTGCCTTGGCGACCGAAAAGGCTCCCAGACACAGGTTCGCCAATCTGGACAGCTACGGCCGGACGGCGGATTGGGAGCACCTTATCCGACACCGCTGAAACATAGCGAAAAACCCTCACCGATCCTTTGGTTCCAGCGTTCGGACCACTTTTACAAAACGGACGTTCAGCACTGGAAATGGTGTCCAGATTACATTACCTTGCGGTCAACCTCTTACCCGGGTGACGCCATGTCCATCAAGCTTCCTGAACGACTGATCAACTCCGTCCGCCGCGGCAAGTGCATCGCGTTCGTAGGTTCCGGCCTGTCCGTGGCGGCGGGCTATCCAACGTGGGCCGAACTGGTGCAGGCGCTGGTCGACGAAGCCAACGAGATGCCCCTGGCCCAGATCGAGGGCCTGCAGAAGTTCTCCGATCGCAACGACTGGATCACGTTGGCGGAGTACGCGCAGCGGGTGCTCGGCCCCAGCGGCATCCGCGAAGTACTCCGGGAGAAAATCGGCCGCAAGCTGCCGCCGCTCCCAGTTCACCGGGCGATCGCGGGGACGGCATACCGCGGCATCATCACCACGAACTACGATGCGCTGATCGAGTCCGCGATCGCGCTCGAGCGTGGCGATTACGCCAACGTCGGATTCGGGCCGAGCAATCTCGACCGGCTGGCGCAGGTCCTGTTCGAGCCGGACCCGTTCGTCTTCAAGATGCACGGGGATGTGCATGCCGCCGGCGGCGTGATCCTGGCCAGCCGGGACTACGACCGGCTGATCGTACGCAGCCCGCACGTCCGGGCGTTCCTGTACTCCGTGTTCCTGAACTACACGGTTCTGTTCATCGGCTACAGCCTGAGCGACCCGGATCTGTACTTGGCGCTGCGCGAACTGACGCTGATTTTTGAGAATCACCTGCCCAAGCACTACGCGCTCGTCGCCGGGGCGGGATCGTTCGAAATTGCCCACATGATGTCGCAGATGAACATCGTCGCGATCTCGTACGAGGCGGGACACGATCACGCGCCCGTGCTGGAGGCGCTGGAACAGCTTCGCGCCGCCTCGCCGTACGTGGACCCGTTCGCTGATCAGATCGCGGCGGACTGACACCTTTGGCGTCCACGACGTACCGCGCCCGCCGGGAGCATGTTAGCTTCCCGGCGGGCGCGGCGCGTTCGGCGTCCACTCCCGGCGGAACGCACTCTCCACTATCATTGTACCGAACGCATGCCGAAAGACAGGGCCATCTTTCAAGACGAGCAGGAGCGGAGCTGGCTGGTGGAGATCCAGTACGGCCATCCGTCTCCCACCGAGCTGGGCATCTACGCGGCACGCTTTCAGTGCCCGGAAGATCCCGCCGAGCCCGTGCGCGTCGGCTTCATCCAGATCGACGCGATCGAGCAGGACGATGAGGAGGCACTGCGCGACGCGCTGGCCGAATCCGATCCCGCCTCGGCCATCGGCTGACCGCGCGGCCCGGACACTCCGGGCCGCACCCGTTGTACCCGGAAGCACTCCGCGACGTGGAAACCCGGCGCTCCGCCGTAGAACTCTTTCTGAACCCCGCCGCCGCCGAACTGCTGCGCCGCGAGATCGCTCGCGCCCGTGGCAACGAGGTGTGCTTTGTCGCGCGCATTGGCGAGGGCGGGGAAGTGGTGGAGCCGCGCGTCGTCGCCCGCGGCAACGCGGGGGCGGTGCTGGCGCTGGTGAAGGAGCCGGAGGCCGGCGGGCTGCTCATCCACAACCATCCGTCCGGCATCCTGGAGCCGTCCGAGGCGGACTTCGGCGTCGCCGCGCGGCTGTGGGAGCAGGGGCTGGGCTTCGCCATCATCGACAACGACGCGCGGGAGATGTACGTCGTCGTCGAGCCGCCGGAGTCGCGCGAAAACGATCCGCTGGACCTGGACGCCATCGACGCGGACCTGGGCCCCGGCGGACCGCTGGCCGCGCGACATCCCCGCTTTGAAGACCGCCCGCAGCAGCGCGCGCTCTCCCGGATGATCGGCGGGCTGTACAACACCGGCGGCGTGGGCGTGGCCGAGGCGGGAACGGGAACGGGCAAGTCCGTCGCCTACCTGCTTCCCGCCATCCGCTGGGCGCTGCAGAACAAGGAGCGCACGGTCGTCAGCACCAACACCATCAACCTGCAGGAGCAGCTGGTAGAGAAGGATCTGCCGCTGCTGCGGCGCGCGCTGGGGCAGCCGTTCCGCTTCGCGCTGGTGAAGGGGCGCAGCAACTACGTCAGCATCCGCCGCGCGCTGCTGGCCAAGGAAAGCGCGGCGACGCTGCTGGAGCCGGAAAAGCAGGCCGAGCTCAAGGGCATTCTGGAGTGGATGAACACCACGGAGGACGGCAGCATCAGCGACCTGCCGTTCCGTCCCTCGTCCGAAGTGTGGGACGAGATCCAGTCCGAAACGGACGTGTGCCTGCGCGCCAAGTGCCCGCACTTTGAAGACTGCTTCTACCAGCGCGCCCGGCGCGAGGCGGCCTC
This window harbors:
- the clpB gene encoding ATP-dependent chaperone ClpB, which gives rise to MINFERLTVKSAEAIQEASNQARKAGNPTIEDLHLVSALLEQEEGIVVPILQKVGVNTTRLRTEVDAARARLPKQSGGSNPTISRELNEALDRAEEEARTLKDEYVSTEHLLLGLAEKGFSTRDMLRAQGAGIDALRQALEQVRGSHRVTDQNPEDKYQALQRFSTDLTERARRGKLDPVIGRDEEIRRVVQVLSRRTKNNPVLIGEPGVGKTAIAEGLAQRIVNGDVPEGLRDKTLVSLDIGSMLAGAKYRGEFEERLKSVLKELSDSADKFIVFIDELHTIVGAGKTEGSPDAGNMLKPALARGELRLVGATTLDEYRQYIEKDAALERRFQPVFVGEPSVEDTIAILRGLKERYEVHHGVRITDPAIVAAATLSNRYIGDRFLPDKAVDLIDEAASRLRIEIDSLPQEIDEVERRIMQLEIERQALSRESDPASRERLQRLEQELAGLRESSSGMKAQWQSEKSVIGDLREKKEKLDALRVELERVSRTGDLNRAAELQYGAIPQMQKELEAEEARLGEVQKTSRYLKEEVDSEDIAEVVAQWTGIPVSRMVQSDRERLARLDQHLNLRVIGQPEATQAVADAVRRSRSGMQDPNRPIGSFIFLGPTGVGKTETARALAQFLFDDEDAMVRIDMSEYMEKHAVSRLVGAPPGYVGYEEGGQLTEAVRRRPYSVILFDEIEKAHPDVFNILLQILDDGRVTDSQGRTVNFRNSVIIMTSNIGSPLILDQAARLADPATAGEVEKLVLGELRQHFRPEFLNRVDDVIVFRPLGRGELTHIVDLQLRRLEELLADRKLSLHMTDAAKAFVAEEGYDPAYGARPLKRAIQRLLQNPLALRILEGQFQDGDTVRVDRDPAGGLTFSAEGRTAAA
- the mce gene encoding methylmalonyl-CoA epimerase, translating into MTERALDHVGIAVHSLDESLPAFESITGHKGYGRERVDSQGVEVVFLGTGEGRLELLAPTREDSAVAKYLARRGPGMHHLCYRVPDLAAELDRYRAEGKQLIDEAPRPGAAGHLVAFIHPRSTNGVLTELLQAGH
- the trxA gene encoding thioredoxin, whose product is MATSANIVEITDGNFQSEIANADGVSMVDFWAEWCGPCRLIGPFVEQLADEYAGQVKVGKLDVDSNQQTAAKFNVRSIPTILFFKDGQVIDQVVGAVPKQALARKLQELTAA
- the rsmI gene encoding 16S rRNA (cytidine(1402)-2'-O)-methyltransferase, translating into MTSPSLHIVSTPIGNLGDISRRAVDTLRDADVVLAEDTRRTGMLLRHLEIQTRLMSAHEHNEASRATLVVEMLREGKNVALVSDAGTPLLSDPGARIVREVVAAGFPVIPIPGASALLSALVASGIEAERFTFFGFPPRKGPERTELLEEVAASPRASVLYESPNRLGRLMVDLAEAAGGERRVAVARELTKMHEEFFRGTLTEAAARYADAEVLGEIVVVVAGRTADAVAEGEVDELAADAVAKALLSQGQSPSAVAKELRRRLGISRNDAYRIAQDAAEP
- a CDS encoding SIR2 family protein; its protein translation is MSIKLPERLINSVRRGKCIAFVGSGLSVAAGYPTWAELVQALVDEANEMPLAQIEGLQKFSDRNDWITLAEYAQRVLGPSGIREVLREKIGRKLPPLPVHRAIAGTAYRGIITTNYDALIESAIALERGDYANVGFGPSNLDRLAQVLFEPDPFVFKMHGDVHAAGGVILASRDYDRLIVRSPHVRAFLYSVFLNYTVLFIGYSLSDPDLYLALRELTLIFENHLPKHYALVAGAGSFEIAHMMSQMNIVAISYEAGHDHAPVLEALEQLRAASPYVDPFADQIAAD